One genomic region from Stackebrandtia nassauensis DSM 44728 encodes:
- a CDS encoding IclR family transcriptional regulator domain-containing protein, which translates to MTEQSQASPDYVQSLARGLAVIKAFDADHPQLTLSDVARRTGLTRSAARRFLLTLTELGYIGSDGRQFSLRPRVLELGYSYLSSLSLPEVAMPHLERLSASAHESASVAVLDSDEVVYIARVPTKRIMTVVIAIGTRFPAYATSLGRVLLAGQSRDWLDGYLAGVKLRPLTPHTIVDREELRAELDRVREQGFALADQQLEEGLRSMAAPIRDATGAVVAGVNVSAHISRGSGEALHEELLPLLLDAAASIEADLRDIGRGPG; encoded by the coding sequence ATGACCGAACAGTCGCAGGCGAGCCCGGACTACGTGCAGTCGCTGGCGCGCGGGCTGGCCGTCATCAAGGCCTTCGACGCCGACCATCCACAACTGACGCTCAGCGACGTGGCCCGCCGCACCGGCCTGACCCGTTCGGCGGCGCGGCGGTTCCTGTTGACCCTCACCGAACTGGGCTACATCGGCAGCGACGGGCGCCAGTTCTCGCTGCGGCCCCGGGTGCTCGAACTGGGGTACTCGTACCTGTCGAGCCTGAGCCTGCCCGAGGTGGCGATGCCGCACCTGGAGCGGCTGTCGGCCAGCGCCCACGAGTCAGCCTCGGTGGCGGTGCTGGACTCCGACGAGGTCGTGTACATCGCGCGGGTGCCGACCAAGCGCATCATGACCGTGGTCATCGCCATCGGCACCCGGTTCCCTGCCTACGCCACTTCCCTGGGACGGGTGCTGCTGGCCGGGCAGAGCCGCGACTGGCTCGACGGCTACCTGGCCGGGGTCAAGCTGCGTCCGCTGACGCCGCACACGATCGTGGACCGGGAGGAACTGCGCGCCGAGCTGGATCGGGTGCGGGAGCAGGGTTTCGCGCTCGCGGACCAGCAGCTCGAGGAGGGGTTGCGGTCCATGGCGGCGCCGATTCGCGACGCCACCGGCGCCGTGGTGGCGGGGGTGAACGTCTCGGCGCACATCAGCCGGGGCAGCGGGGAGGCACTGCACGAGGAGCTGCTGCCGTTGCTGCTGGACGCGGCGGCGTCCATTGAGGCTGACCTGCGCGACATCGGACGCGGTCCCGGCTGA
- the pcaC gene encoding 4-carboxymuconolactone decarboxylase, whose translation MTPRQEGNQTRREVLGDAHVDRAEASVTSFNADFQDFITRYAWGEIWTRPGLDRHVRRLVTIAMLAALGRDEELDMHIRAALDDGVTAEELSELLMHVGVYAGLPAANRAFTIAGRTLAERESTGRGDT comes from the coding sequence ATGACCCCGCGCCAGGAAGGCAACCAGACCCGCCGCGAGGTGCTGGGCGACGCGCACGTCGACCGCGCCGAAGCGTCCGTCACGTCGTTCAACGCGGACTTCCAGGACTTCATCACCCGTTACGCGTGGGGCGAGATCTGGACCCGCCCCGGGCTGGACCGGCACGTGCGCCGACTGGTCACCATCGCGATGCTGGCCGCGCTGGGGCGCGACGAGGAGCTGGACATGCACATCCGGGCCGCCCTCGACGACGGCGTCACGGCCGAGGAACTGTCCGAACTGCTGATGCACGTGGGGGTGTATGCCGGACTCCCCGCCGCGAACCGCGCCTTTACGATCGCTGGGCGAACGCTGGCCGAGCGGGAATCCACAGGCAGGGGCGATACATGA